A part of Gallaecimonas xiamenensis 3-C-1 genomic DNA contains:
- a CDS encoding AAA family ATPase, with translation MTRAAFTRLRSHLDKQVVGQSQLTQNLLIALLADGHLLVEGPPGLAKTRAIKAVAQGLEADFHRVQFTPDLLPADLTGTDIYRPETGEFAFQKGPLFHNLLLADEINRAPAKVQSALLEAMAERQITVGKTTYPLPRLFLVMATQNPLEQEGTYPLPEAQLDRFLMHVKVDYPDAQTEMAILRLNRQEAIEDKPIPVEPLSQDDIFAARREIFNLHLADAVEQYMVALIMATREPARIDDELAGWLAYGASPRATAALERCARARAWLAGRDFVTPDDVQALLPNVLRHRLLLSYQAEAGGVTMEQVLDRILARVPCP, from the coding sequence ATGACACGCGCTGCCTTCACCCGCCTGCGAAGCCACCTTGATAAACAAGTGGTGGGCCAGAGCCAACTGACCCAGAACCTGCTGATCGCCCTACTGGCCGATGGTCACCTGTTGGTGGAAGGCCCCCCCGGGCTCGCCAAAACCCGCGCCATCAAAGCCGTGGCCCAGGGCCTGGAAGCCGACTTTCACCGGGTGCAGTTCACCCCTGACCTGCTGCCGGCGGATTTGACCGGTACCGATATCTACCGGCCGGAAACCGGCGAGTTCGCCTTCCAAAAAGGCCCCCTGTTCCACAACCTGCTGCTGGCCGACGAAATCAACCGGGCCCCGGCCAAGGTGCAGTCGGCACTGCTGGAGGCCATGGCCGAGCGGCAGATAACGGTGGGCAAGACCACCTATCCCCTGCCCCGCCTGTTTTTGGTCATGGCCACCCAAAACCCCTTGGAGCAGGAAGGCACCTACCCACTGCCGGAAGCCCAGCTCGATCGCTTCTTGATGCATGTGAAGGTGGACTACCCGGACGCCCAGACCGAAATGGCGATACTGCGCCTCAACCGCCAGGAAGCCATCGAAGACAAACCTATACCGGTAGAGCCGTTGAGCCAGGACGACATCTTTGCCGCCCGCCGGGAAATATTTAACCTGCACCTGGCTGACGCCGTGGAGCAGTACATGGTGGCCCTGATTATGGCCACCCGCGAACCGGCCCGGATTGACGACGAGCTGGCCGGCTGGCTGGCCTACGGCGCCAGCCCCCGCGCCACCGCCGCCCTTGAGCGCTGCGCAAGGGCAAGGGCCTGGCTGGCCGGCCGCGACTTTGTCACCCCAGACGATGTCCAGGCCCTGCTGCCCAACGTGCTTCGCCATCGCCTGCTGCTGTCCTACCAGGCCGAGGCCGGTGGCGTCACCATGGAGCAAGTGCTGGACCGTATCCTCGCCCGCGTACCCTGCCCATGA